CTGGTAAAAAGATGCAGTACTTTGATCCCGTAATCAGTAAAAACTATGTTCCTTACGTTATTGAAACTTCTATCGGGGCAGACCGCCTCTTCCTGATGATGATGTGCGAGGCCTATACTGAAGATACCGGAGTAGATGCTAAGGGCAATGAAAAAACCAGAATTTACCTGAAAATTCACCCTGCGCTGGCACCAGTAAAAGCGGCTATTCTACCTCTGGTAAAGAAAGATGGGCTACCTGAAATTGCAAAGTCTATTTACGAAGACCTAAAAATGGATATGCGTGTAACTTATGATGAAAGCGCGGCCATTGGTAAGCGTTATACGCGCCAGGACCTTATTGGTACTCCTTTTTGCGTAGCAGTAGACCACCAGACAAAAGAGGACAACGCGGTTACTATTCGTTATCGCGATAGCACTGAGCAGGAGCGAATTCCTATTACAGAGCTTAAACATAAACTGGAAGAAGCGACTTCTATGAAGCGAATTTTTGAAAAACTAGCTTAAAACCTGGTGAACGAACAGCAGTTATACGCTCCAGACTTAAGCTCATTCCAGACAGGTATGTTTATAGCGCTCATTATTATGGGCGCTTACTTTTTATATGCCTATATCAAATTTAAAAGGGCTGCCGTTTCTGTGGTAGCCGAGCAAAAAATCAAAAAAATACTTCAGTCCCACTTTGCCTATTACCGTAGGCTTAGCCAGCCTGACCAGCAGGAGTTTGTAAGAAGGGTATGTATTTTTATTGATCGCAAATCTTTTATTCCACGTATGTTTCGTGTGGTTACTCCCGACATGAAGGTACTGATAGCCGCTTCGGCTGTTCAGCTGACATTTGGCCTGCCGGAAATAACCCTACAGTATTTCAAGCGAATTATCATCTATCCGGAAAACTACTACTCTGTCATAAGTAAAAGGATGCATAAGGGAGAGGTCAACCCCAAAGCTCAGGCTATCGTACTCTCCTGGAAAAACTTTCTTAAAGGTTATCAGATTCCTGACGATTCTTACAATTTAGGCTTACACGAGATGGCTCATGCTCTTGAGTTGGAAAATATGATAGAAAATGATGAGTATGATTTTCTACCAAAAGAGAGTTGGAAAGCTTTTAGTCAAGAAGCTGCTGCTGTTGTTCAGGATATAAAGAGTGGCGAACATCAGTTTTTACGGGCGTATGCAGCCACAAACATGAAAGAGTTCTTTGCTGTAGCCGTAGAAAATTTCTTTGAAAGGCCAGTGGCATTTAAGCGTGAACTGCCGCGTTTATACGGTATATTGGTATTATTGTTGAACCAAGACCCGCTTAATACAGTATTGTATAAAAGTGCTTAATCGCTCAGTTACTCTACTGTTTTTTTAAATTATAATTGCTCAGAACTATTTGAAAATCAATAACATTTGCTTTACGTATTCTATTATTATATAAGTAAAAAAGGCTACTGGGTATAACCCATCCTATTTTTTCAGTATTTATTTTTGCATTCGTCTAATTACAGATTTACCCCTTTAGTATCGCTTTCATGTGGATTAAAATAGCCCATACGATCATCCGGTACCGACTTTGGTTGATGATATTGCTTGCCCTCATCACCGCTTTCATGGCCTACAAAGCTCAGGAACTGGAAGTAAGTTATGATTATGTTGAAGCAGTACCCTCCTCAGATGAGGACATGGTATATTACCGTCAGTTTAAAGAGCAGTTTGGAGAAGATGCCAACCTGCTGGCCATCGGCATTAAAGACAGCGCCCTTTATGAGCTGGATAACTTTCAGAAGTTCAAATACTTCAGCAATGAGGTAAACAAACTGCCAGGGGTTAAGTACGTACTGTCGCTGCCAGACATGCAAAAGCTGGTTAAAAATACAGAAAGCAAGCAGTTTGAGCTACAAGCGGTATTTCCGGAAATTCCTGATACACAGGAGGGGTTGGACACTTTACTACAACAGGCCAATGACCTCAAGTTTTATAGCGGACAACTCGTAAATCCAGAAAACGGAGCTACATTCCTTATCATAGCTATTGAAAAGGGTACTCTCAACTCCGACAAACGCCAGCAGCTGATTCCGGACATCCAGCAGCTAGGCACTAGCTTCTCTGAGATTACCGGCATAGAACTTCATTATGCGGGCATCCCTTTTGTTCGAACCATCATGAATGCCAAGGTTCAGTCAGAACTGCGCATTTTCCTTATTTTGTCAGTAATTGTTACTGCCTGTATCCTACTGCTTTTTTTCCGTTCCTGGGATGCAGTAGTTTTCCCGCTTATTATTATTGGAATTATGGTGGTATGGTCTATGGGTACCCTTGCCATTTTTAATTATGACATTACAGTGCTCTCCGGCCTCTTGCCTCCTATCATTGTTGTTATTGGTATTCCTAATAGCGTCTACCTGCTCAATAAATACCATCAGGAGTACAATCGTCATGGAGATAAAATAAAAGCCCTTACCAATATTGTAGAGAAAATTGGTCTGGCTACGCTGATTACCAATGTAACTACTGCTATAGGCTTTTTGGTACTTATCTTTACTGATATTGTTATACTGGAAGAATTTGGTTTGGTAGCCGGGCTCAATATTCTGGCAACGTTTTTTGTCAGTATTATTCTTATCCCTTCTGTCTTCTCATACCTGCCACCGCCAAACTCCCGACAGCTCAAGCACTTACGTTTTAGCCTGATAGACAGATTACTTACCGTACTTGACCTTCTGGTGCACCGCCATAAATATAGAGTAATGGCAGGCTCAATTGTAATAGTACTTATCTTCCTTTATGGGATGCTTAAAATTGATGCAGTCTCATTTCTGGTAGATGATGTGCCTAATGATAGTAAGCTAAAACAGGACCTGGCATTTTTTGAAGATAACTTTACGGGTATTATGCCTCTGGAGGTGGTCATAGACACACATCAGAAGAGAGCCATCAGCCGGGTTTCTACTTTACAGAAGGTAGATAACTTTGAGCAGTTTCTGGCCGGGCAGCCTAGCATCTCTCAACCCATTTCTATTGTGGGTTTTATTAAAGCCTCACGCCAAGCTTTTTACAATAATAGCCCGGCATTTTACTCACTACCAGACAATCGGGATAAAGCATTTGTATTCCGATATCTGCAAAATTCACAGGCACAAGGCCTTACCTCAGCAGATAGTAATGCGCAAAGCAATGAATCCGCACAGATGGACCTTCTTAGCAACTTTAGTGACAGCACGGGACAAAAAATCAGAATCTCGCTTAAAATAGCTGATATAGGCTCTAACGAAATTAAAAAGCTGATAAATAATGAGATTCGTCCCAAGGCCGAAGAAATTTTTGATGGAGAAGATACCGAAGTCATTATTACCGGCGCAAGCCTGCTATTTACTAAAGGCAATGAGTTTCTGATAGACAACCTGCTCGTAAGCCTCTTACTGGCTTTCTGCCTGATCGCCTTAATTATGGCAATGCTTTTTGGCAGTTTCCGTATGATATTGATTTCTTTGGTTCCTAACCTGATACCCCTCATCGTTACTGCTGGCGTTATGGGTTTTGTAGGCATACCGCTTAAGCCGAGCACCGCTATTATCTTCAGCATTGTGTTTGGTATCTCTGTAGATGACTCTATTCACTTTCTGGCAAAATATCGTCAGGAGTTAAAGCTCAATAAGGCTTTTGTTCCTCTGGCCATCAGCAAAAGCCTGAGAGAAACAGGAACCAGTATGATATACACTTCTATTATCCTGTTTTTTGGCTTTATTATATTTGCCGGCTCCAGTTTCGGAGGGACAATGTATCTTGGTATTTTAACTTCTATGACCCTGCTTATTGCCATGTTTACTAATTTGACTGTGTTGCCCGCACTGCTAATGGCATTTGACAACGGTAAGGGATTGGTAAAAAAACATGATCAGGAAATTTTCCACCTCATAGAGCACTATGATGAGTTTTATCAGGAAGATGAGGATGAGGAGATTGATCTTAACAAGCTAGACCGCTCAGACAATGGAAGCACTGAAGAGATTAGCGACCAGAATAAAAAATAGCCTTAACCTAGCCTATTGATATTGAAGCCTGCCACATTACACTTTGGCAGGCTTTTTTGATGCTGCCTACTCCGTTTCTTATCAGTGCTTTGCTATACAGATCAGCTACACCTTTGTAAATCTTTTCGATAAAATGCTTGTTATATCGATTCGCATTGCATAAAAAAGGAATCAAATCATAACTTTGCGGAGTTATTCGAAAAATAAAGGATTACAGTGAAGTACCCAGAATACAAAAATCCTGA
This window of the Porifericola rhodea genome carries:
- a CDS encoding zinc-dependent peptidase; amino-acid sequence: MNEQQLYAPDLSSFQTGMFIALIIMGAYFLYAYIKFKRAAVSVVAEQKIKKILQSHFAYYRRLSQPDQQEFVRRVCIFIDRKSFIPRMFRVVTPDMKVLIAASAVQLTFGLPEITLQYFKRIIIYPENYYSVISKRMHKGEVNPKAQAIVLSWKNFLKGYQIPDDSYNLGLHEMAHALELENMIENDEYDFLPKESWKAFSQEAAAVVQDIKSGEHQFLRAYAATNMKEFFAVAVENFFERPVAFKRELPRLYGILVLLLNQDPLNTVLYKSA
- a CDS encoding efflux RND transporter permease subunit; the encoded protein is MWIKIAHTIIRYRLWLMILLALITAFMAYKAQELEVSYDYVEAVPSSDEDMVYYRQFKEQFGEDANLLAIGIKDSALYELDNFQKFKYFSNEVNKLPGVKYVLSLPDMQKLVKNTESKQFELQAVFPEIPDTQEGLDTLLQQANDLKFYSGQLVNPENGATFLIIAIEKGTLNSDKRQQLIPDIQQLGTSFSEITGIELHYAGIPFVRTIMNAKVQSELRIFLILSVIVTACILLLFFRSWDAVVFPLIIIGIMVVWSMGTLAIFNYDITVLSGLLPPIIVVIGIPNSVYLLNKYHQEYNRHGDKIKALTNIVEKIGLATLITNVTTAIGFLVLIFTDIVILEEFGLVAGLNILATFFVSIILIPSVFSYLPPPNSRQLKHLRFSLIDRLLTVLDLLVHRHKYRVMAGSIVIVLIFLYGMLKIDAVSFLVDDVPNDSKLKQDLAFFEDNFTGIMPLEVVIDTHQKRAISRVSTLQKVDNFEQFLAGQPSISQPISIVGFIKASRQAFYNNSPAFYSLPDNRDKAFVFRYLQNSQAQGLTSADSNAQSNESAQMDLLSNFSDSTGQKIRISLKIADIGSNEIKKLINNEIRPKAEEIFDGEDTEVIITGASLLFTKGNEFLIDNLLVSLLLAFCLIALIMAMLFGSFRMILISLVPNLIPLIVTAGVMGFVGIPLKPSTAIIFSIVFGISVDDSIHFLAKYRQELKLNKAFVPLAISKSLRETGTSMIYTSIILFFGFIIFAGSSFGGTMYLGILTSMTLLIAMFTNLTVLPALLMAFDNGKGLVKKHDQEIFHLIEHYDEFYQEDEDEEIDLNKLDRSDNGSTEEISDQNKK